A region of Flavobacterium indicum GPTSA100-9 = DSM 17447 DNA encodes the following proteins:
- a CDS encoding lysoplasmalogenase family protein, giving the protein MVKKQFIVILYFLVALIYIIAALLHNESLELIFKPIFIPILFFYYLEKVKKRISYWVLISLCFFYCGEMLTLIGADEFYLQSLVFFLIPYLIFLNIIGNDFLKLFKIEKFSLLNLSVILVACFLVFLLVSVINMLSITNVAESVLIIGYGISLVLMCLISVVFFAIKDCKSSFYALLTVMAFIVSDLFYIFNKKIDSNFVFHFVNLVTQILSYYFYIKFFILRAKNK; this is encoded by the coding sequence ATGGTTAAAAAACAGTTTATAGTTATTCTTTATTTTTTAGTAGCACTGATTTACATCATTGCTGCTTTATTACATAACGAAAGTTTAGAACTAATTTTTAAGCCTATTTTTATACCTATCCTGTTTTTTTATTATTTAGAAAAAGTAAAAAAAAGAATTTCTTATTGGGTATTAATTTCTCTTTGTTTTTTTTACTGTGGAGAAATGTTGACATTGATTGGTGCAGATGAATTTTATTTGCAAAGTTTGGTGTTTTTTTTAATTCCTTATTTGATTTTTTTAAATATCATAGGAAATGATTTTCTAAAATTATTTAAAATTGAAAAATTCTCTTTGTTGAATTTATCCGTAATCTTAGTTGCTTGCTTTCTTGTTTTCTTGTTAGTAAGTGTAATTAATATGTTGAGTATAACAAATGTAGCGGAATCTGTTTTAATAATTGGCTATGGAATTTCATTAGTATTAATGTGTTTAATTTCTGTAGTTTTTTTTGCTATAAAAGATTGTAAATCAAGTTTTTATGCATTATTAACGGTAATGGCATTTATTGTCTCAGATTTATTTTATATCTTTAATAAAAAAATAGATTCAAATTTTGTTTTTCATTTTGTAAATCTTGTCACTCAAATACTTTCTTATTATTTCTATATTAAGTTTTTTATTTTGAGAGCTAAAAATAAGTAA
- the ligA gene encoding NAD-dependent DNA ligase LigA: MSILETIQKLRAELNQHNYNYYVLDNPTISDYEFDIKLKELQDLEAKHPDYFDENSPTQRVGGTITKNFETIAHKYRMYSLDNSYSREDLLDWVNRCQKILGDVELAFTCELKYDGASISITYENGKIKRALTRGDGFQGDDVTNNIKTIKSVPLQLKGDFPSEFEIRGEIILPLDGFEKMNQELIEIGETPYSNPRNTASGSLKLQDSSEVAKRPLDCLLYGLVGANLNLNSQFEGLTKAAEWGFKVPKQSKLVHSIEEVFEFIDYWDVHRHELPYETDGVVVKINDLHFQDELGYTAKSPRWAIAYKFKAEQVSTVLNSISYQVGRTGAITPVANLEPVQLAGTIVKRASLHNADQIEKLDVRIGDEVYVEKGGEIIPKIIGVAQRGNQENPTQYITHCPECQTELIRNEGEAQHYCPNFYGCPPQIIGRIQHFITRKAMDIEGLGGETVALLFNAGLVQNYSDLYELKKEEIIVLDRMAEKSADNLLKGIEKSKEIPFDRVLYALGIRYVGETVAKKLAKHYKTIDNLAAATLLDLVAVDEIGERIAQSVMDFFQNSKNIEIINRLKSFGIQFELNEVNTNVSNKLEGKIIVVSGVFELFSRDELKKAIEDNGGKVGSSISSKTDFVIAGDNMGPAKLEKAKQLNIPIITEIQFSEMING; the protein is encoded by the coding sequence ATGTCTATTTTAGAAACTATTCAAAAGTTACGAGCAGAATTAAATCAGCATAATTATAATTATTATGTGTTAGATAATCCTACGATTTCTGATTATGAGTTTGATATAAAGCTAAAAGAATTACAAGATTTAGAAGCAAAACATCCTGATTATTTCGACGAAAATTCCCCAACGCAGCGTGTTGGTGGTACAATAACTAAAAATTTTGAAACTATTGCCCATAAGTACCGAATGTATTCGTTGGATAATTCTTATTCACGAGAAGATTTATTGGATTGGGTTAATCGTTGTCAAAAAATTTTAGGCGATGTTGAATTGGCTTTCACTTGTGAATTAAAATATGATGGTGCTTCCATTAGTATTACTTATGAAAACGGTAAAATTAAGCGCGCACTTACTCGTGGCGATGGTTTTCAAGGTGATGATGTCACCAATAATATAAAAACTATTAAATCAGTTCCATTACAATTAAAAGGTGATTTTCCTTCTGAATTTGAAATTAGAGGAGAAATTATTTTACCTCTTGACGGATTTGAAAAAATGAATCAAGAATTAATTGAAATAGGAGAAACACCGTATTCAAATCCAAGAAATACGGCTTCAGGAAGTTTGAAATTACAAGACAGTTCAGAAGTAGCTAAACGACCGTTAGATTGTTTGTTGTATGGGTTAGTTGGTGCTAATTTGAATTTAAATTCGCAATTTGAAGGTTTAACAAAAGCGGCAGAATGGGGGTTTAAAGTTCCGAAACAAAGTAAATTAGTTCATTCAATAGAAGAAGTGTTTGAATTTATTGATTATTGGGATGTGCACCGCCATGAATTACCCTATGAAACAGACGGAGTAGTGGTTAAAATAAACGATTTGCATTTTCAGGATGAATTAGGTTATACCGCAAAATCACCAAGATGGGCTATAGCCTATAAATTTAAAGCTGAACAAGTTAGTACTGTTTTGAATTCAATTTCCTATCAAGTAGGAAGAACAGGTGCTATTACTCCTGTAGCTAATTTGGAACCGGTTCAATTAGCTGGTACCATTGTTAAAAGAGCTTCTTTGCATAATGCGGACCAAATTGAAAAATTAGATGTTAGAATTGGAGATGAAGTTTATGTTGAAAAAGGAGGCGAAATAATTCCGAAAATTATCGGAGTTGCACAAAGAGGGAATCAAGAAAATCCAACACAATACATTACACATTGTCCTGAATGTCAAACGGAATTAATAAGAAACGAAGGCGAAGCACAACATTATTGTCCTAATTTTTATGGATGTCCTCCTCAGATTATTGGTCGAATTCAGCATTTTATCACAAGGAAAGCTATGGATATTGAAGGTTTAGGAGGAGAAACTGTAGCTTTATTATTTAATGCTGGATTAGTGCAAAATTATTCGGATTTGTATGAATTAAAAAAAGAAGAAATAATTGTATTGGATCGCATGGCTGAAAAATCAGCCGATAACCTATTAAAAGGAATCGAAAAATCAAAAGAAATTCCCTTTGACCGTGTTCTTTATGCTTTAGGAATTCGATATGTTGGAGAAACAGTGGCTAAAAAATTAGCAAAACATTATAAAACCATTGATAATTTAGCTGCCGCAACCTTACTTGATCTTGTTGCGGTTGATGAAATTGGGGAGCGAATTGCACAAAGTGTAATGGACTTTTTTCAAAATTCAAAAAATATAGAGATTATCAATCGCTTGAAATCTTTTGGAATTCAATTTGAATTGAATGAGGTAAATACAAATGTTTCCAATAAACTAGAAGGTAAAATAATTGTGGTTTCAGGTGTGTTTGAATTATTTTCTAGAGATGAATTAAAAAAAGCTATAGAAGATAACGGGGGTAAAGTTGGAAGTTCAATTTCATCTAAAACCGATTTCGTAATTGCAGGAGACAATATGGGACCTGCTAAATTAGAGAAAGCAAAACAATTAAATATACCAATAATAACCGAAATTCAATTTAGTGAAATGATCAATGGTTAA
- a CDS encoding DUF6495 family protein, which translates to MKYTRLTKEQLEELHPEFINFLAAQSIDKKEWDDIKLNKPEVALQEVDVFSDLIWDKALTNVKFIDHFSTNYIFLFKCYEKYLESLIINTSNDTVDFFTADGIQWLSENLFSNEVTIQTGKKEVANNRNEEVFRIIENGGIISKGELYSKLITLINIA; encoded by the coding sequence ATGAAATACACACGTCTTACCAAAGAACAATTAGAGGAATTGCATCCAGAATTTATTAATTTTTTAGCAGCACAATCTATTGATAAAAAAGAATGGGATGATATAAAATTAAATAAACCAGAAGTAGCACTTCAAGAAGTAGATGTGTTTTCTGATTTGATTTGGGATAAGGCTTTGACAAATGTTAAATTCATTGACCATTTTTCTACCAATTATATTTTCCTTTTTAAATGTTATGAAAAATATTTAGAATCTTTAATCATTAATACTTCTAATGATACCGTCGACTTTTTTACTGCAGATGGAATTCAATGGTTGAGTGAAAATTTATTTTCAAACGAAGTTACGATTCAAACCGGTAAAAAAGAAGTAGCAAACAATCGAAATGAAGAAGTTTTCAGAATTATTGAAAATGGAGGAATCATTAGTAAAGGGGAATTGTATTCAAAATTAATTACGTTAATCAATATTGCTTAA
- the rplI gene encoding 50S ribosomal protein L9, whose protein sequence is MELILKQDVQNLGFKDDIVTVKNGYGRNYLIPQGFAVLATSSAKKVLAENLKQKAHKEAKIVADAKSLAEALKALEIKISAKAGGEKLFGSVSNADIASALEAAGHSIDRKFITSGLVKRTGKYNATVRLHREVIVELPYEIVAEKA, encoded by the coding sequence ATGGAACTAATTTTAAAACAAGACGTTCAAAATTTAGGATTTAAAGACGATATCGTTACAGTAAAAAACGGATACGGTCGTAATTATTTAATTCCTCAAGGATTTGCAGTTTTAGCAACTTCTTCTGCGAAAAAAGTTTTAGCTGAAAACTTAAAACAAAAAGCACACAAAGAAGCTAAAATCGTTGCTGATGCAAAATCATTAGCTGAAGCTTTAAAAGCTTTAGAAATCAAAATTTCTGCTAAAGCAGGTGGTGAAAAATTATTTGGTTCAGTATCAAACGCTGATATTGCTTCTGCTTTAGAAGCTGCTGGACATTCAATTGATAGAAAATTCATCACTAGTGGTTTAGTTAAAAGAACTGGAAAATACAACGCTACTGTTCGTTTACACAGAGAAGTTATCGTTGAATTACCATACGAAATCGTTGCTGAAAAAGCGTAA
- the rpsR gene encoding 30S ribosomal protein S18 has protein sequence MMSIEQSAKGKKEGDIRYLTPLNIDTNKQKKYCRFKKSGIKYVDYKDPDFLLKFVNEQGKILPRRLTGTSLKYQRKVSVAVKRARHLALMPYVADLLK, from the coding sequence ATCATGTCAATCGAACAATCTGCTAAAGGAAAAAAAGAAGGAGATATCAGATATCTTACTCCTTTAAACATTGATACAAACAAACAAAAAAAATATTGTCGTTTCAAAAAATCTGGAATTAAATATGTAGATTATAAAGATCCAGATTTCTTATTGAAATTTGTAAACGAGCAAGGTAAAATTTTACCAAGAAGATTAACAGGTACTTCTTTAAAATACCAAAGAAAAGTATCAGTTGCAGTAAAAAGAGCACGTCACTTAGCTTTAATGCCATACGTAGCTGATTTATTAAAATAA
- the rpsF gene encoding 30S ribosomal protein S6, whose translation MKNYETVFILNPVLSETQVKEAVSKFEDFLTSKGAQFVAKEDWGLKKLAYEIQHKKSGFYTLFEFKAPAEAIAALDTEFRRDERVMRFLTVSLDKHAVAWAERRREKLKTKAN comes from the coding sequence ATGAAAAATTATGAAACTGTTTTCATTTTGAATCCCGTTTTATCTGAAACTCAGGTAAAGGAAGCAGTAAGTAAGTTTGAAGATTTTCTTACTTCTAAAGGGGCTCAATTTGTAGCTAAAGAAGATTGGGGCTTAAAAAAATTAGCTTACGAAATCCAACACAAGAAAAGTGGATTTTACACTTTATTCGAATTCAAAGCTCCTGCTGAAGCTATTGCTGCTTTAGATACTGAGTTTAGAAGAGACGAGAGAGTAATGAGATTCTTAACTGTAAGTTTAGATAAACATGCAGTAGCTTGGGCTGAAAGAAGAAGAGAGAAATTAAAAACTAAAGCAAACTAA
- a CDS encoding LytR/AlgR family response regulator transcription factor: MKLNTIVVDDSSIQRITIAKLISEHPNLKLSGDFSNALEAKSHISNNQVDLIFLDIEMPHITGFDLLDGLKIKPQIIFITSKADYAVKAFDYSAVDFLQKPIKKERFILSVKKAVEMYQLKHENHIDEQGAHIIIKSNLKKIKVFISRIKWVEAFGDYIKVVTYDETHLVLSTMKAFESELPKDQFLRIHKSYIINLDKVERFNSKFVEIDGEKIPLSRNKKEEIITILENY, translated from the coding sequence ATGAAATTAAACACCATTGTAGTTGACGATAGTTCAATCCAAAGGATAACAATAGCTAAGTTGATTTCGGAACATCCTAATCTGAAATTGAGCGGAGATTTTTCGAATGCACTTGAAGCTAAAAGCCATATATCAAATAACCAGGTGGATTTGATATTTTTAGATATCGAAATGCCACATATTACTGGATTTGATTTATTAGACGGATTAAAAATTAAACCCCAAATTATTTTTATTACCTCTAAGGCGGATTATGCCGTAAAAGCGTTTGATTATTCTGCGGTTGATTTTCTTCAAAAACCTATCAAAAAAGAACGTTTCATACTCTCTGTTAAAAAAGCAGTTGAAATGTATCAATTGAAGCATGAAAATCATATTGATGAACAAGGCGCTCACATAATTATTAAAAGTAATCTGAAAAAAATCAAAGTCTTTATTTCTCGTATTAAATGGGTAGAAGCTTTTGGTGATTACATAAAAGTAGTAACTTATGACGAAACTCATCTTGTATTATCCACTATGAAAGCCTTTGAAAGTGAATTACCTAAAGATCAATTTTTAAGAATTCACAAATCGTATATTATCAACCTAGATAAGGTTGAACGATTCAATAGTAAATTTGTTGAAATTGATGGCGAGAAAATTCCGTTAAGCAGAAACAAAAAAGAAGAAATTATAACAATTCTAGAGAATTATTAA
- the priA gene encoding replication restart helicase PriA produces MFINVILPLALDKTFTYAVNEEEYRFIVPGMRVAVPFGKSKIYTALVIEKYQTPPELYEAKEIQQIIDGYPIVNPLQIEHWQWIANYYMCSVGEVYKAALPSGLILESETLLTSEKSTFEQQEVTDEEYLILEALQSQSSITLAEVTKILNKKKVIPVIQSLIQKGLLLMNEEVQEQYKPKLVKYVKLHDEFLQQDKLQELLELLGKAQKQKDLVLHYFQLFARERKPISSKVLLETAGVSVAVLKNLIEKNIFVTYYINQDRVVFEKEEGFEIQLSDAQNQAFQSLVLNFQKYDVNLFHGVTASGKTEVYIKLIEEYIAQDKQVLFLLPEIALTTQLVQRLTAYFGNQVAVFHSKYNSHERIEVWQQVLHNSEKAKVVLGVRSALFLPFSNLGLIVVDEEHEATYKQQDPAPRFHARDAAIVLAKMHHAKVVLGSATPSIESYFNAQSKKYGLIELFERYNNVVLPEIHLIDLKDKYFRKRMDGHFSDELIERMQETLGNGEQIMLFQNRRGYSPYIECITCGHVPQCPNCDVSLTYYKYKEALKCHYCGYHIAKPTHCHHCHSLDLSTKGFGTEQIELELKKLFPTKRIARMDQDTTRGKFAFEKLIDAFKNQEIDILVGTQMLAKGLDFENVTLVGILNADNLLNQPYYRAYERAYQMMVQVSGRAGRKAKKGSVVIQTYNPLHNTIQQVVNNNYGAMYKEQIYERSNFKYPPYYRLIQIKLRHKDYDKLKEGSMWLYNVMTQNLAIPILGPEEPVVNRIRNEYIRTILIKVPNNSNLVNTKKLIKKVLMSFDAVPQYRAIKLTVNVDY; encoded by the coding sequence ATGTTTATAAATGTAATTCTTCCTCTTGCGTTAGATAAAACATTTACTTACGCAGTAAATGAGGAAGAGTATCGGTTTATTGTCCCAGGAATGCGAGTGGCTGTTCCATTTGGAAAAAGTAAAATTTATACTGCTTTAGTTATTGAAAAATACCAAACACCGCCTGAGTTATACGAAGCTAAAGAAATTCAGCAAATTATAGATGGGTACCCTATTGTAAATCCCCTACAGATTGAACACTGGCAATGGATTGCTAACTATTATATGTGTTCAGTTGGTGAAGTTTACAAAGCGGCATTGCCTTCTGGATTGATTCTAGAAAGTGAAACCTTACTAACCTCTGAAAAGAGTACATTTGAACAACAAGAAGTTACCGATGAAGAGTATTTAATCCTAGAAGCGCTTCAAAGCCAATCTTCAATTACTTTAGCTGAGGTGACTAAAATTTTAAATAAGAAAAAAGTAATTCCGGTTATTCAGAGTTTAATACAGAAAGGGTTATTATTAATGAATGAAGAGGTGCAAGAACAGTACAAGCCAAAATTGGTGAAGTATGTTAAATTGCACGATGAATTCCTTCAGCAAGATAAATTACAAGAATTATTAGAACTTTTAGGTAAAGCTCAAAAGCAAAAGGATTTGGTCTTACATTATTTCCAATTGTTTGCAAGAGAACGAAAACCAATTTCTTCTAAAGTTTTACTAGAAACTGCAGGTGTCAGTGTTGCGGTTTTAAAAAATTTAATTGAAAAAAATATTTTTGTTACCTATTATATAAATCAAGACAGGGTAGTTTTTGAAAAAGAAGAAGGGTTTGAAATTCAATTAAGCGATGCTCAAAATCAAGCCTTTCAATCGTTAGTTTTAAATTTTCAAAAGTATGATGTAAATCTTTTTCATGGGGTTACGGCTTCAGGAAAAACCGAAGTGTATATTAAATTAATTGAAGAATATATAGCTCAAGATAAACAAGTCTTATTTTTACTTCCCGAAATTGCCTTAACAACCCAGTTGGTTCAACGACTTACTGCTTACTTTGGAAATCAAGTAGCTGTTTTTCATTCCAAATATAATTCTCATGAGCGAATTGAAGTTTGGCAACAGGTTTTGCATAATTCAGAAAAGGCAAAAGTAGTTTTGGGTGTTCGAAGTGCTTTGTTTTTACCTTTTTCCAACTTAGGATTAATTGTTGTTGATGAAGAACATGAAGCTACCTATAAACAGCAAGATCCGGCACCTCGATTTCATGCCAGAGACGCAGCAATTGTATTGGCAAAAATGCATCATGCTAAAGTAGTGTTAGGAAGTGCTACGCCTAGTATTGAGTCTTATTTCAATGCGCAATCAAAAAAATACGGATTAATCGAATTGTTTGAACGGTATAATAATGTTGTCTTGCCCGAGATTCATCTGATAGATTTAAAAGATAAATATTTCCGTAAACGAATGGACGGACATTTTTCGGATGAATTAATCGAACGTATGCAGGAAACTTTAGGAAATGGTGAGCAAATTATGTTGTTTCAAAATCGTAGAGGATATTCTCCTTATATTGAATGTATTACCTGTGGTCATGTGCCGCAATGTCCCAATTGCGATGTGAGTCTGACCTATTATAAGTATAAAGAGGCTTTAAAATGCCATTATTGTGGTTATCATATTGCAAAGCCTACGCATTGTCATCATTGTCATTCTTTGGATTTGTCGACTAAAGGTTTTGGGACAGAGCAAATTGAGTTAGAATTGAAAAAATTATTTCCAACTAAGCGAATTGCGCGAATGGACCAAGATACAACTCGAGGGAAATTTGCCTTTGAAAAATTAATTGATGCATTTAAAAATCAAGAAATTGATATTTTAGTTGGTACACAAATGTTAGCAAAAGGGCTCGACTTTGAAAATGTGACTTTAGTTGGAATATTAAATGCCGATAATTTATTGAACCAACCCTATTATAGGGCCTATGAAAGGGCGTACCAAATGATGGTGCAAGTTTCGGGAAGAGCAGGAAGAAAAGCTAAAAAGGGAAGTGTTGTTATTCAAACATACAATCCATTGCACAATACTATTCAACAAGTGGTGAATAATAATTACGGTGCTATGTATAAAGAGCAGATATATGAACGAAGTAATTTTAAATATCCGCCCTATTATCGATTAATTCAAATCAAATTGCGTCATAAAGATTACGATAAATTAAAAGAAGGAAGTATGTGGTTGTATAATGTTATGACTCAAAATTTAGCTATTCCTATTTTAGGTCCAGAAGAACCGGTAGTTAACCGAATTCGAAATGAATATATTCGTACTATTTTGATAAAAGTACCCAACAATTCTAATTTAGTTAATACAAAAAAACTCATCAAGAAAGTATTGATGAGTTTTGATGCAGTTCCACAGTATAGAGCTATAAAGTTAACTGTAAATGTAGATTATTAA
- a CDS encoding NAD(P)H-dependent glycerol-3-phosphate dehydrogenase, translating into MENKPKFAVIGGGSWATAIAKMLCENQEQIAWYMRSTYALEHLKHQKHNPNYLSSVAFDVNKLLLTNDINEAVKFADIVIFAIPSAFLSGELEKMNEKLDGKKVFSAIKGIVPETSMIVGEHFHKTYSIPYENIGVITGPCHAEEVAMERLSYLTIACSDKQTAKYVAKNVSSYYIKAKITDDIIGTEYAAVLKNIYSIAAGIAHGLGYGDNFQAVLMSNAIREMKRFIKQVHKMKRNINNSAYLGDLLVTGYSVFSRNRMFGNMIGKGYTVKSAQMEMSMVAEGYYAVKSAYKLNQLYQAKTPIIDAVYQVLYEGKEAKEVFKKLTDKLN; encoded by the coding sequence ATGGAAAACAAACCAAAATTTGCTGTTATAGGTGGTGGTAGTTGGGCAACAGCTATTGCAAAAATGTTATGTGAAAACCAAGAACAAATTGCTTGGTATATGAGAAGTACGTATGCATTAGAGCATTTAAAACATCAAAAACACAATCCAAATTATTTAAGTTCAGTTGCTTTTGATGTCAATAAATTACTTTTAACGAATGATATAAACGAAGCTGTAAAATTTGCAGATATTGTAATTTTTGCCATTCCCTCGGCCTTTTTGAGTGGTGAATTAGAAAAAATGAACGAGAAATTAGACGGGAAAAAGGTGTTTTCGGCAATTAAAGGTATTGTGCCAGAAACAAGTATGATTGTTGGCGAACATTTTCATAAAACCTATTCAATTCCTTATGAAAATATTGGCGTAATTACAGGTCCTTGTCACGCAGAAGAAGTTGCCATGGAGCGTTTGTCTTATTTAACAATTGCTTGTTCAGATAAGCAAACGGCAAAATATGTAGCTAAAAATGTGAGTAGTTATTACATTAAAGCAAAAATTACAGATGATATTATAGGGACAGAATATGCTGCTGTTTTAAAAAATATTTATTCAATTGCAGCGGGTATTGCCCATGGTCTAGGTTATGGAGATAACTTTCAAGCCGTATTAATGAGTAATGCCATAAGAGAAATGAAACGTTTTATTAAACAAGTACATAAAATGAAACGTAATATCAATAATTCGGCTTATTTAGGAGATTTGTTAGTTACGGGGTATTCCGTTTTTTCTAGAAATAGAATGTTCGGAAATATGATTGGAAAAGGTTACACAGTAAAATCGGCTCAAATGGAAATGAGTATGGTAGCTGAAGGATATTATGCAGTGAAAAGTGCCTATAAATTAAACCAATTGTACCAAGCTAAAACACCTATCATTGATGCCGTTTATCAAGTGTTGTACGAGGGTAAGGAAGCTAAAGAAGTATTTAAAAAGTTAACTGATAAGTTAAACTAA